A DNA window from Calliphora vicina chromosome 1, idCalVici1.1, whole genome shotgun sequence contains the following coding sequences:
- the LOC135959137 gene encoding uncharacterized protein LOC135959137, translating into MFNFNILFVATLIASLALVSCNTNAIAVTDVEKNVVDTNPAEIAVLTQLKVIESDSGDAIYTYKCTVGNYVSSRLACTAQDSTSWNSLHNVELKLRCPRSGSGLTLSYVEIIYSVSSASVNCYVNEGAVGLGYIGVTINAWNTLIFNYSAKFYSY; encoded by the exons atgtttaatttcaatatacttTTTGTGGCAACTTTGATTGCTTCGTTAGCACTCGTCTCTTGCAATACTAATGCTATCGCAGTAACTGATGTGGAAAAGAATGTTGTAGATACTAATCCAGCTGAGATTGCCGTCTTAACACAATTGAAAGTTATCGAATCTGACTCTGGTGATGCCATTTATACCTATAAATGTACCGTAGGAAATTACGTTTCAA GTCGTTTGGCTTGTACTGCTCAAGATAGCACTTCATGGAACTCTCTACATAATGTTGAATTAAAATTACGTTGTCCCAGAAGTGGAAGTGGCTTGACATTGTCATatgttgaaattatttattcCGTATCATCTGCAAGTGTAAATTGTTATGTTAACGAGGGAGCTGTCGGTTTGGGTTACATTGGCGTAACCATCAATGCTTGGAATACTTTGATATTTAATTATTCGGCtaaattttattcctattaa